GAATTGTCAAAAACCATAAAccatagtagaaaaatggtctTCAGAAAATGGAGTGAAAAAAGTTAGATTTGAATCAAATGCAGTCAGAAGGAACATTCAGAAATTCAGAAACACAGAAAACACCATAGGTTTATGTATATGTCTCATTCAGTTTTACAGACAAGTCGACGAAGTTGAGCACTAGTTATTTCCCAAAACTCTCATTATTCCGCGGTCTCGCCAGGTCCATCGAAGGAACGCAGAATGGATAGGAAGAATGGAGATAAAGGAGGGGAAAAAATTGCTTCAGGGAAGAACTCTATACATGTGCACTCAAAGCATCCTTTTCAGAAGCTGCCTTCATAGGTGATCTCAGTATTTTCAGGAACATCAGCTGCTGGGCTTCTGCTCTGCACCAGGTGAGGCCTGAGGGGAGCGAAAACTGGGGTTAATACAGAGAAATACATGTTGCTTTACAGTGGCAATAGAACTGAAATGATGTTAGTGTTATACAACATGTACAGTTAAGAGCACTCTGATGAATACTTACCCCAACTGATGTCACAAAATTGCAGACTGCACATTTCACAGACCTAGCGCCATACTGGTACATAAGCAGCATACGGCAGTTCCCGCAGTTTACATGCGCGACTTGATTCGCTGAGACAGAAAATAAGGGAACAATTCATCACTTGCAACGTTTAGAATTGGTCAAGAATTCTTTATCTTTCTGAACTCTAAACAACTGATAGAATTTCTCTGCTTATGAGAGTTCACAACTTGATGAATGGGACTAAAATCTTTGTGCATTTTTCAGCAAAGGTTTGCAGACTAAAATAAATGTATGAGATATTCATTCAACTTCAGTGATTCTAGGATATCCCTATCAAACTTTTCAGATTCTGAATAATAATCTATTTTAGTGAATGGGACTTCCAGATAGGCCAAATCTGTGATGTTAAAATGTTATTGGCTGATTGCAAGAGTTTCCGGCCACAGAATATATTCTTTTCAGAAGAAGGATTTTGCAAACAGGTATCAGAACCACGGAATATACTAGTTGCAACTGAGGAAGAGGAGAAATATATAGTAGTTTTATTGGTGTTCTACCTTCCATAGCCAGGTTAACAGTGTGGCAGCAAGAACATTGTACACTTGTCGCGCCACGTATGTACATCAGGAGAGTGTGGCATCCTCCGCAAACTAGCTGTGCCATCTCAGTTCCTGCGCAAAATCCAGGTGGCAAATTTACTCCAcaaaagatgtatttgaggccaGCAGCCAAATGCTATTACAGTATTGCTGCATCAGCAAattttcagaaaactgcaaagCTTCAGTGGGCAAAGGTTTCCTGTTTGATCTCCCTACACTATCATGAAACCTGCAACTAGATCTCTGTACTGAATAAAACTTTCATCCCCTATGCCTATACAGTTTGCAAGCTGCAAAATTTTATTGATACAGAATACAGCAAATGGCACTTCTTATCCTGATAAAAAAGAACA
The Panicum hallii strain FIL2 chromosome 6, PHallii_v3.1, whole genome shotgun sequence genome window above contains:
- the LOC112896629 gene encoding protein LSD1; the protein is MPVPLAPYPTPPVPFTPPNGAQSQLVCTGCRNLLMYPAGATSVCCAVCSTVTAVPAPGTEMAQLVCGGCHTLLMYIRGATSVQCSCCHTVNLAMEANQVAHVNCGNCRMLLMYQYGARSVKCAVCNFVTSVGASPGAEQKPSS